The genomic window accctttgattTACCTCCTGACCCCAAGAACCTGCTCATACTCCTGGATAGTATGTCAAAACAGAAGGAAGGTGAACTAAGATTGCTTTAGAAATAaccgggagggaggggagccaAGCCAATGCActgcagtaaggcatttgccttgcagggacCCTAGCAGCGTTTGACCTCCAGgtgttccatatggttccctgagcacttccaggagtgatttctgagtgcagagcaagaagctgagcattactgggtgtggtcccaaaacaaaataataataataataagtgttattattattattattattattatagaaggGAGGATTGTTCTGAGAAATAGTGGCTACAAATCTAGCTTCATAGTTCAGGGACCATTCTTGGAGAGGGGTTACAGATTTTCAGCagctctggttctgtgttcagggcccTCAGAAACaatgttttttggcttttttttaaactttattttattttttggggggaggtcacaccaggcaatgcacagggattactcctggcttcgaactcaggaattattcctggaggtgctcaggggaccatatgggatgctgggaatcgaacccaggttgggtgtatgcaaggcaaatgccctatccactgtgttgttgctccagccccagaaacaatATTTTTCAATCTCTTTTGGGGGTCCGTACTTAggtaataacttttattttttggcttcaACATATGAAGGCAGGGAACACAATTTGGCCcttattttttgggtttgttttttggggggtggggttgttttgtttcattttcttggaGCGGGGGCTGGCATATGTCTTTACGTTCAGTGATTCCtcttgcctttgtgctcaggagtcaccccagatctggaggtgcttagggagcTATAGACAGTGCATATATAGCGTGGGAGATCGGATGGGGTTAGGCCACGTACCAGGCAAGCCCctgaccctctgtactgtcttccCGGCCCTGTcggttcatatttttttaaataaaaacatgtttaagGAATGACTTTCCCTTAGGTACCCGTGGGGCAGGtgtccccacacatacacacgctgCACCCCCATGGATGCCACCCTGGCGCCAGACACGAACAGCACCGACTACTACTATCCGGACGGCAGCTCGAGCCCCTGCAGCGGGGAGGTGGTCCAGAGCCGGAGCAAGGTGCTGCTGGCCGTCTTGTACTGCCTCCTCTTCGTGCTGGGCCTCCTGGGGAATAGCCTGGTCCTCCTGGTCCTGCTGGCCTGCAAGAAGCGGAGGAGCATCACGGACGTGTACCTCCTCAACCTGGCGCTGTCCGACCTGCTCCTGGTGTTCTCCTTGCCCTTTCAGACCCACTACCTGCTGGACCAGTGGGCGTTTGGACTCGTCCTGTGCAAAGTGGTCTCCGGCTCTTACTACCTGGGCTTCTTCAGCAGCATGTTCTTCATCACCCTCATGAGTGTGGACCGCTACCTGGCCATCGTCCGCACCGTGTACGCCCTGAAGGTCAGGACGGCTCAGAAGGGCGCCGCCCTGAGCCTGGCCGTGTGGCTGACCGCCCTCGCGGCCACCAGCCCCTTGCTGGTGTTCTACCAAGTGGCCTCGGAAGACGGCGTCCTGCAGTGTTATCCCTTCTACGACCAGCAGGCCTTGAAGTGGAAGCTCTTCATCCACTTTGAGATGAACGTCTTGGGCCTGCTGATCCCCTTCCCCGTCCTCATCTTCTGCTACGCCAGCATCCTGTGCCAGCTGAGGCGCAGCCACAACCGCAACAAGGCCAAGGCCATCAGTttggtgctcctggtggtgctcgccTCCTTACTCTTCTGGGTCCCGTTCAACGTGGTCCTCTTCCTCACGTCCCTGCACGACCTGCACGTCTTGGACGGGTGTGTGGTGAGTCAGCGGCTCATTTACGCCACCCACGTCACAGAAGTCGTCTCTTTCACGCACTGCTGCGTGAACCCCGTTATTTACGCGCTCCTGGGCGAGAAGTTCAAGAAACACCTCTCGGACATATTCCAGAAAAGCTGCCGCCTGGTCTTCCCCTACCTCGGGATGCAGATTCCCTAGGGAAGGCTGAGAAAGGTTCTTCTCCGGCCAGCTGTGCTCCTGATCCTCCCCCAAGGACTGTGTCTTGTGAGGAGGGCACCCCCGAGCGAGCCCCTGTCCTCACCAGCTCTCCTTTCTCGGGAGACAAAAATgattcccttggggctggagcgatagcaaagtgggtagggcgtttgccttgcacgcggccgacccgggttcgatccctggcatcgcatatggtcccccaagcactaccaggagtaattcctgagtgcaaagccaggagtaacccctgagcatcgctgggtgtgaccaaaaaagcaaaaaaaaaaaaaaagattcccttTCATTGTTTGGGTTtgcctcccccgccaccccacccctttttttggtttctgttttggcGCTTGACTCAGGACTTAAAAACTGgaatggtgacagtgacagtcgtGGGAGCATcccccagtttttttctttttttcttttttactttttgggttacatctggtgatgctcaggggttactcccagctcatgcactcaggaattactcctggaggtgctggggggaccatatggaatggcagggatcaaacctgggtcagctgcgtgcaaggcaaatgccctacgtgctgtactatcttgctctgacccccagcatctccaaattctacagtGTGGCCAGGATTTGATTGGACATTGTTCGTTTTCTAACAGTCATTCCAGACATCCTTGATGCACTGTTACAGGAAGTTCCTTGCCTTTCCCATGACTTCCCCAATGTTCCTAAGAAGGGCCAGGCCCCGCCTCAGACCACACAGGGACCAGAGAACATTGCTGTTGCATAAATTATGCGATCCGAATTTTTTTATAATCTTCACCTTAGTACTTGATATTTTATTTCGTTTTATTTGGGATGGTCAGCACCGTGTCTCCACTGTGTCCCCAGACTTGGATGAATGGCAGGGTGAAGGCCTGACATCAGGGTTCCATGTACTTTGCTGAGACCAGATTAATAAAGTACACCTGAAGAACTGCTAAaattataagggaaaaaaattatttcctgacTGTATGGTAGCTTGGAAATAAAGCACCTGCTTCCTGGTGTGTGTAAGTCCCTGGGTTCGATCTTCAgcactgaccccccccccccccacacacacacacacacacttcacattgGATTCTGAAGCAGCATAAAGAAATACTCTTAGAAATTtggttacaggggctggagagacagtgtagcaggtagggcatttaccttgtattcCGCTGAACCGGATTCAATCCACAGcagcccatatggccccccaagcaccaggagtaattcgtgagtgcagagccaggagtgacgttgagtattgccagatgtggcccccaaaacaaaccaaaaaaattaatctcTTAAATTAAAGCAGTGCTACATTTGaagttttgaaactttttttttctttttttagttttcagttgctcagggcctgttcttggctctgggctcagggggagtccctggtggtgctcagggcaccaggtgCGGTGTCTGGATTCCAACCTGGGTCGGGACCACtagagccacgtgcaaggcaagataGTCCTTGCCTTGTACTACCTCTAGGGCCCTGTTCCTTTTTCAATTCTCACGTTTTTAATTGTGGTATCACGGTTTGCAGTGGTGTTGATGCCCTTGTTTCATAGCTGCAGAGTCCTACCCCCAATCCCGGCAGCCGTGCTTCAAAATCCTTCTGCCACCAGTTGAAATTTTATCAggtgtttttttccttattaGTTTAGGTGAGCATATACTTCTCCTATTATTCTGTTAATTGAAGTGAACTTCactgattttgtttgcttgtttgcttgcttgccttttctttttgggtcactgcataggggggccctgagcactgccaggagagatcccagtgctcagagccaggaggatgtcTGGAGTGTCACTAGTGTCACCTCAccacccccacaaacaaacaaaagtgtgcCAGGGGTCAGGGATGTTCCTCAGAagtaaagtgtttgtcttgcatttggcccTGAGTTCCTtgcaccatacacacacacacacacacacaccaaaaaaaaaaaaaaaaggtgtgggaTGTATTTCCTTGTCTCTGCTCTCTGCAAGattttgaatggaaaaaaaaatttgttttatacaAAATTCATTAATAAAGAGTACTTTAAATTACAATTTCTTTGTCATAGGAACTATGTTGATTCTCCAGTTTTGCTTGCCTCTGggaaaatcttgattttttttatagtgaGAACTATCCCACTTTCTCTAAGTTGTCAAATATATAAGcataaaagggggctggagcgatagtacagggggtagggcatttgccttgcacgtggccgagccgggttcgattcccagcatcccataatggtccccttagcaccgccaggggtgattcctgagtgcagagccaggagtaacccctgtgcatcgctgggtgtgacccaaaaagcaaaaaaaaaagtttccccagggcaggagagatagtctagcagaTAACGTACTTCACTTGCActtggcggacccaggttcgagcccagcatcacatatgatccctggcgtctgccaagaatgacccttgggcacagaggcgagtaagtcctgagcacagctgaatatgggccccaaacaaaaaaaaagtttcccgtATTTTATTGCAATGTCTTTAATGCATGAGAATTTAAATGAAAGTTGTTTCTCACATTTGTTTGGGTATTTTTATCATCCCCCTACCCCCAGGCTACCCCTTTACTAGGAATTGAGGCACAGAGCACTGTAAAAATAAATGCCTTTGATATTCCTCAAAATCTGGTTCTGGGGAGCCCTCCCTCCACAGACAACCCCCAGCATGTGCAAAGAcagagctggggagacagcttGGATCTGGAGTCGAGGGAACAAAACAAAGGGAGACCCAGAGGCTCGCTCTGAACCTGCTTCCCCCTCAGACAGTGGCCCCTCGCTGGAGGCTGTGGCACTGGAATAGTTCATGTAGGAATTCCTACTAACAGTATGtgaaccacagtgcccaaaattaaaaaaaaaaattaaaacaaacaaacaaaaaaccaaccttCCTCATCAGATAGTGGATTGAACTCTAGGTTACTTatcacttaatttaaaaataaaacctgctcCCCTAGTCCCAGACGTAAACAAAACACCCCCTCTCCTCTTCCACCCTCCACGGCCTTCCCCAGATTCTGGGCCACCGACCTCTATTATCTGCTCTGATGCTCTTCTGCTCTTTGCATTTCTCACACCAACCTCTAGTTTTTGGAGTGTTAGCCCTTTTTATTCCTCTCTTTCGTATCATGTAGCTTTATTCTGAACTCTTGCTTTGTATATTAGCTTGTTTGgtattttctgtttctatgtTAAATAATCCTTCAATCAGCTTTTACAGCTTCCCAATTCATTTTCAGCTATATGCCAGGTATATAGGACTCAGTTCAAAAATATATACGATCATAACATGTATCTGGTGTTCTTTATTTCAACTACTATCTATCGTAGGGCCCCCCTTGTGGATGTTGGGGGCCTCAccagagccactcctggcagtgctggcatggtggatatttggtgctggggatcaaactcaggactccACGCATGCTAAAGATGTACACTGACATGGGCTCTCTGGCTGGCCTCTCGACTACGCTAACTCTGGCACCGTCAGGCACCCATTTGGAGCTTGCGGAGCTGAAATGATGAGGGTAGGAGCTATGTTCATGAAGAGGACAGAAGGACATGCACCTTTTTAGGCACCTATGTTGGGGCTGGGCTGAGCTagcagggcgagcccatgtagactgtaccgtgctacggacaggaacatgaaaatgggcgagatttctcatgtgtcctgactggtttggatgaagctgaacatttccccccttcaagctgccttcagaaaataattccagtGTCTTGTAAggagcagttttccttttctcacagaagccgcctggctggtctttgacacggGGATCTCCAGTGTTAGCCGGGCCTgatctttgatattgtaaattgcaggctctggcccagcctcttctttgggatgtagatttcaggtgatGGCCCAGTTTGTGTTTGAAGTGTCGGTTTCAGGTGGCAGCCTAGCC from Sorex araneus isolate mSorAra2 chromosome 4, mSorAra2.pri, whole genome shotgun sequence includes these protein-coding regions:
- the CCR8 gene encoding C-C chemokine receptor type 8 yields the protein MDATLAPDTNSTDYYYPDGSSSPCSGEVVQSRSKVLLAVLYCLLFVLGLLGNSLVLLVLLACKKRRSITDVYLLNLALSDLLLVFSLPFQTHYLLDQWAFGLVLCKVVSGSYYLGFFSSMFFITLMSVDRYLAIVRTVYALKVRTAQKGAALSLAVWLTALAATSPLLVFYQVASEDGVLQCYPFYDQQALKWKLFIHFEMNVLGLLIPFPVLIFCYASILCQLRRSHNRNKAKAISLVLLVVLASLLFWVPFNVVLFLTSLHDLHVLDGCVVSQRLIYATHVTEVVSFTHCCVNPVIYALLGEKFKKHLSDIFQKSCRLVFPYLGMQIP